One region of Gorilla gorilla gorilla isolate KB3781 chromosome 13, NHGRI_mGorGor1-v2.1_pri, whole genome shotgun sequence genomic DNA includes:
- the NPR2 gene encoding atrial natriuretic peptide receptor 2 isoform X3 translates to MALPSLLLLVAALAGGVRPPGARNLTLAVVLPEHNLSYAWAWPRVGPAVALAVEALGRALPVDLRFVSSELEGACSEYLAPLSAVDLKLYHDPDLLLGPGCVYPAASVARFASHWRLPLLTAGAVASGFSAKNDHYRTLVRTGPSAPKLGEFVVTLHGHFNWTARAALLYLDARTDDRPHYFTIEGVFEALQGSNLSVQHQVYAREPGGPEQATHFIRANGRIVYICGPLEMLHEILLQAQRENLTNGDYVFFYLDVFGESLRAGPTRATGRPWQDNRTREQAQALREAFQTVLVITYREPPNPEYQEFQNRLLIRAREDFGVELGPSLMNLIAGCFYDGILLYAEVLNETIQEGGTREDGLRIVEKMQGRRYHGVTGLVVMDKNNDRETDFVLWAMGDLDSGDFQPAAHYSGAEKQIWWTGRPIPWVKGAPPSDNPPCAFDLDDPSCDKTPLSTLAIVALGTGITFIMFGVSSFLIFRPYRKLMLEKELASMLWRIRWEELQFGNSERYHKGAGSRLTLSLGNVVAIKHVNKKRIELTRQVLFELKHMRDVQFNHLTRFIGACIDPPNICIVTEYCPRGSLQDILENDSINLDWMFRYSLINDLVKGMAFLHNSIISSHGSLKSSNCVVDSRFVLKITDYGLASFRSTAEPDDSHALYAKKLWTAPELLSGNPLPTTGMQKADVYSFGIILQEIALRSGPFYLEGLDLSPKEIVQKVRNGQRPYFRPSIDRTQLNEELVLLMERCWAQDPAERPDFGQIKGFIRRFNKEGGTSILDNLLLRMEQYANNLEKLVEERTQAYLEEKRKAEALLYQILPHSVAEQLKRGETVQAEAFDSVTIYFSDIVGFTALSAESTPMQVVTLLNDLYTCFDAIIDNFDVYKVETIGDAYMVVSGLPGRNGQRHAPEIARMALALLDAVSSFRIRHRPHDQLRLRIGVHTGPVCAGVVGLKMPRYCLFGDTVNTASRMESNGQALKIHVSSTTKDALDELGCFQLELRGDVEMKGKGKMRTYWLLGERKGPPGLL, encoded by the exons ATGGCGCTGCCATCACTCCTGCTGTTGGTGGCAGCCCTGGCAGGTGGGGTGCGTCCTCCCGGGGCACGGAACCTGACGCTGGCGGTGGTGCTGCCAGAACACAACCTGAGCTATGCCTGGGCCTGGCCACGGGTGGGACCCGCTGTGGCACTAGCTGTGGAGGCTCTGGGCCGGGCACTGCCCGTGGACCTGCGGTTTGTCAGCTCCGAACTGGAAGGCGCCTGCTCTGAGTACCTGGCACCGCTGAGCGCTGTGGACCTCAAGCTGTACCATGACCCCGACCTGCTGTTAGGTCCCGGTTGCGTGTACCCTGCTGCCTCTGTGGCCCGCTTTGCCTCCCACTGGCGCCTTCCCCTGCTGACTGCGGGTGCTGTGGCCTCTGGTTTTTCGGCTAAGAATGACCATTATCGTACCCTGGTTCGCACTGGCCCCTCTGCTCCCAAGCTGGGTGAGTTTGTGGTGACACTACACGGGCACTTCAATTGGACTGCCCGTGCTGCCTTGCTGTACCTGGATGCTCGCACAGATGACCGACCTCACTACTTCACCATCGAGGGCGTCTTTGAGGCCCTGCAGGGCAGCAACCTCAGTGTGCAGCACCAGGTGTATGCCCGAGAGCCAGGGGGCCCCGAGCAGGCCACCCACTTCATCCGGGCCAACGGGCGCA TTGTGTATATCTGCGGCCCTCTGGAGATGCTGCATGAGATCCTGCTTCAGGCCCAGAGGGAGAATCTGACCAATGGGGATTATGTCTTCTTTTACCTGGATGTCTTTGGGGAGAGTCTCCGTGCAGGCCCCACACGTGCTACAGGCCGGCCCTGGCAGGACAATCGCACCCGGGAACAGGCCCAGGCCCTCAGAGAGGCCTTTCAG ACTGTATTGGTGATCACGTACCGAGAACCCCCAAATCCTGAGTATCAGGAATTCCAGAATCGTCTGCTGATAAGAGCCCGGGAAGACTTTGGTGTGGAGCTGGGCCCTTCCCTG ATGAACCTCATCGCTGGCTGCTTCTATGATGGGATCCTGCTATATGCTGAAGTCCTGAATGAGACAATACAGGAAGGAGGCACCCGGGAGGATGGACTTCGAATTGTGGAGAAGATGCAGGGACGAAGATATCACG GTGTAACTGGGCTGGTTGTCATGGACAAGAACAATGACCGGGAGACTGACTTTGTCCTCTGGGCCATGGGAGACCTGGATTCTGGGGACTTTCAG CCTGCAGCCCACTACTCGGGAGCTGAGAAGCAGATTTGGTGGACGGGACGGCCTATTCCCTGGGTGAAGGGGGCTCCTCCCTCGGACAATCCCCCCTGTGCCTTTGACTTGGACGACCCATCCTGTGATAAAA CTCCACTTTCAACCCTGGCAATTGTGGCTCTGGGCACAGGAATCACCTTCATCATGTTTGGTGTTTCCAGTTTCCTAATTTTCCG TCCTTACAGAAAGCTGATGCTGGAGAAGGAGCTGGCTAGCATGTTGTGGCGTATTCGCTGGGAAGAACTGCAGTTTGGCAACTCAGAGCGTTATCACAAAGGTGCAGGCAGTCGCCTCACACTGTCGCTG GGAAATGTTGTCGCCATCAAACATGTGAATAAGAAGCGCATTGAGCTGACCCGGCAGGTTCTGTTTGAACTCAAACAT ATGAGAGATGTTCAGTTCAACCATCTCACTCGCTTCATTGGCGCCTGCATAGACCCTCCCAACATTTGCATTGTCACTGAATATTGTCCTCGTGGGAGTTTACAG GATATTCTAGAAAATGACAGCATCAACTTGGACTGGATGTTTCGTTATTCACTCATTAATGACCTTGTTAAG GGCATGGCCTTTCTCCACAACAGCATTATTTCATCGCATGGGAGTCTCAAGTCCTCCAACTGTGTGGTGGATAGTCGTTTTGTGCTCAAAATCACAGACTATGGCCTGGCCAGCTTCCGATCAACTGCTGAACCTGATGACAGCCATGCCCTCTATGCCA AGAAGCTGTGGACTGCCCCAGAACTGCTCAGTGGGAACCCCTTGCCAACCACAGGCATGCAGAAGGCTGACGTCTATAGCTTTGGGATCATCCTGCAGGAGATAGCACTTCGCAGTGGTCCTTTCTACTTGGAGGGCCTGGACCTCAGCCCCAAAG AGATTGTCCAGAAGGTACGAAATGGTCAGCGGCCATATTTCCGGCCAAGCATTGACCGGACCCAACTGAATGAAGAGCTAGTTTTGCTGATGGAGCGATGTTGGGCTCAGGACCCAGCTGAGCGGCCAGACTTTGGACAGATTAAGGGCTTCATTCGGCGCTTTAACAA GGAGGGTGGCACCAGCATATTGGACAACCTCCTGCTGCGCATGGAACAGTATGCCAATAACTTGGAGAAGCTGGTGGAGGAACGCACACAGGCCTATCTGGAGGAAAAACGCAAGGCTGAAGCTCTGCTCTACCAAATTCTACCCCA TTCAGTGGCAGAGCAGTTAAAACGGGGAGAGACTGTACAGGCTGAGGCCTTTGACAGTGTTACCATCTACTTCAGTGACATTGTTGGCTTCACAGCATTGTCAGCAGAGAGCACCCCCATGCAG GTAGTGACACTTCTTAATGACCTGTATACCTGCTTTGATGCCATAATTGACAACTTTGATGTCTACAAG GTGGAGACGATTGGGGATGCTTACATGGTGGTATCTGGCCTCCCAGGCCGAAATGGTCAACGCCATGCACCAGAAATTGCTCGTATGGCCCTAGCATTACtagatgcagtttcttccttccgCATCCGCCACCGACCCCATGACCAGCTGAGGCTACGCATAGGGGTCCATACTG GGCCAGTCTGCGCTGGGGTTGTTGGCCTGAAGATGCCCCGTTATTgtctttttggagacacagtGAACACTGCTTCTCGAATGGAGTCTAATGGTCAAG CGCTGAAGATCCATGTCTCCTCTACCACCAAGGATGCCCTAGATGAGCTAGGATGCTTCCAGCTAGAGCTTCGGGGGGATGTGGAAATGAAG GGAAAAGGAAAGATGCGAACATACTGGCTCTTAGGAGAGCGGAAAGGACCTCCTGGACTCCTGTAA